Genomic window (Shewanella psychropiezotolerans):
CAAGAGTAAGCAATTAGCTTTGATCAATGCTCACCCGGATCTTGCGGGACGCGCAGCGATCAATGGCGAGCTGACCCAGGCATCCACTTCGGAGCAAGCTGGTGCGGGCATAGATCTTTGTTCGGCAGAGGAATTTGAGCGCTTTACGCGATTTAACCAGCTCTATCTGAATCGTTTTAACTTTCCTTTTATCAAGGCTGTGAAAGGGGCCAATCGCCATCAAATCCTCGAGTCTTTTGAAATGCGCTTAGATAACGACAGTGAAACCGAATTCAGTACCGCCTTGGCTGAGATAAACAAGATAGCCCTGTTTCGATTGCAGGATATGTGAGTCGCTGTTGGAAAGTAGTCTAATCATCATGTTAACGCGTTAATCAAAAAAAGGCCTTTATGGCCTTTTTTGTTTTTATGACGAGTTATCATCAGCAAGAGCGCAATAAACAGTGAGGCTGACTGAATTTAAACCTTTAGGCCTTGTTGATCTTACCTTTGTTGGTGTTCTTATTGGTGAAGCTGGAAAAAACTACATGGAGATCCTTAGACACAGATTCACCATCGAGGTTTAATTTCGAGCGAATATGGTTTAGATGTTCCTGCATCAAAGTAAGGGCTTTGCCTTTGTCGGCAGCTTCGATGGCATCTAACAGCGCCGTATGCTCATCCAGGGAGCAGTTTATGTGGTTACCCACTTCATACTGAGCAATCAAT
Coding sequences:
- the uraD gene encoding 2-oxo-4-hydroxy-4-carboxy-5-ureidoimidazoline decarboxylase, with amino-acid sequence MMHFSHCQPTKMNRSEFVAHFKDVYEHSPWVAEWVFDAGFSGNEDDINIMHQRMADTLLQADKSKQLALINAHPDLAGRAAINGELTQASTSEQAGAGIDLCSAEEFERFTRFNQLYLNRFNFPFIKAVKGANRHQILESFEMRLDNDSETEFSTALAEINKIALFRLQDM